A single window of Intrasporangium calvum DSM 43043 DNA harbors:
- a CDS encoding isoprenyl transferase: protein MTQPFPHPSGARPPSIPAAALPKHVAIVMDGNGRWANARGLPRTKGHEAGEASLLDVVAGAIEVGVTHLSAYAFSTENWRRSPDEVRFLMGFNRDVIRRRRDQLHEWGVRMRWVGRSPRLWRSVIKELEVAQELTKDNTGLTLYFCVNYGGRAELADAVRRIAEDARAGRLRPSSVDERTITRYLDEPSMPDVDLFVRSSGEQRTSNFLLWQSAYAEMVFQNRLWPDYDRRDLWAAIEEYVARDRRYGGAVDQPSLS, encoded by the coding sequence ATGACCCAGCCCTTCCCGCACCCATCGGGGGCGCGGCCGCCGTCGATCCCGGCCGCCGCCCTGCCGAAGCACGTCGCCATCGTCATGGACGGCAACGGCCGGTGGGCCAACGCCCGCGGCCTGCCCCGGACCAAGGGCCACGAGGCGGGCGAGGCCTCCCTCCTGGACGTGGTGGCCGGGGCCATCGAGGTCGGGGTGACGCACCTGTCCGCGTACGCCTTCTCGACGGAGAACTGGCGCCGCTCGCCGGACGAGGTGCGCTTCCTCATGGGCTTCAACCGTGACGTGATCCGGCGCCGGAGGGACCAGCTGCACGAATGGGGCGTCCGGATGCGGTGGGTGGGCCGGTCACCGCGGCTGTGGCGGTCGGTCATCAAGGAGCTCGAGGTCGCCCAGGAGCTGACCAAGGACAACACCGGTCTCACCCTCTACTTCTGCGTCAACTACGGCGGCCGCGCCGAGCTGGCCGACGCCGTCCGACGGATCGCCGAGGACGCGCGAGCCGGCCGGCTGCGGCCGAGCTCGGTCGACGAACGGACCATCACGCGCTATCTCGACGAGCCGAGCATGCCTGACGTCGACCTGTTCGTCCGCTCGTCGGGGGAGCAGCGGACGAGCAACTTCCTGCTGTGGCAGTCGGCCTACGCCGAGATGGTGTTCCAGAACCGGCTGTGGCCGGACTACGACCGCCGGGACCTGTGGGCGGCGATCGAGGAGTACGTCGCCCGGGACCGCCGCTACGGTGGTGCGGTGGACCAGCCGTCCCTGAGCTGA
- a CDS encoding metal ABC transporter substrate-binding protein, which translates to MTRRLAALTAAAVLTLTASACSSDAPLRGTSGGAAGAPSVVTSFYPIQFATERIAGEGADVSVLTKPGAEPHDLEIGAQDLARLTDASLVIYSKGFQPAVDDAVEQVDPTRALDVSGAARLTVTAAAEEQHAGGSTDPHFWLDPERYADVARAIGTRLAELDPQRAATYERNTTAFVTELTALDEEFAATLRSCSIKELVTSHAAFTYLADRYGFEQHGITGVSPEAEPSAAGLAEITQLVRDHGVTTIYQETLVEPHFAETVAASSGATVATLDPLEGITDASAGTDYFAVMRSNLATLKHGQGCA; encoded by the coding sequence ATGACCCGACGCCTCGCCGCGCTCACCGCCGCGGCCGTCCTGACCCTCACCGCGAGCGCCTGCTCCAGCGACGCGCCCCTCCGGGGGACCTCGGGTGGAGCCGCCGGAGCGCCGAGCGTCGTCACCAGCTTCTACCCCATCCAGTTCGCGACCGAGCGGATCGCCGGCGAGGGGGCTGACGTCTCGGTCCTCACCAAGCCCGGCGCCGAGCCGCACGACCTCGAGATCGGCGCCCAGGACCTCGCACGCCTGACCGACGCGTCGCTCGTCATCTACTCCAAGGGCTTCCAGCCGGCCGTGGACGACGCCGTCGAGCAGGTCGATCCCACGCGCGCGCTCGACGTCTCCGGCGCCGCGCGCCTGACCGTCACCGCCGCCGCGGAGGAGCAGCACGCCGGCGGCAGCACCGACCCGCACTTCTGGCTGGACCCCGAGCGCTACGCCGACGTGGCACGAGCGATCGGCACGCGGCTCGCCGAGCTGGACCCGCAACGGGCCGCGACCTACGAACGCAACACGACGGCCTTCGTCACGGAGCTGACCGCGCTGGACGAGGAGTTCGCCGCCACCCTGAGGTCGTGCTCCATCAAGGAGCTCGTCACCAGCCACGCAGCGTTCACCTACCTCGCCGACCGCTACGGCTTCGAGCAGCACGGCATCACCGGCGTCTCCCCCGAGGCGGAGCCCAGCGCCGCCGGCCTCGCAGAGATCACCCAGCTGGTCAGGGACCACGGCGTCACGACCATCTACCAGGAGACCCTCGTCGAGCCGCACTTCGCCGAGACGGTCGCTGCATCCTCCGGAGCCACCGTCGCCACGCTCGACCCGCTCGAGGGCATCACCGACGCCTCCGCCGGCACGGACTACTTCGCGGTGATGCGGAGCAACCTCGCGACCCTCAAGCACGGGCAGGGCTGCGCATGA
- the recO gene encoding DNA repair protein RecO produces MPLYRDEAIVLRTHKLGEADRIITMLTRTRGRVRAVAKGVRRTKSRFGSRLEPGMVVDVQCYEGRNLDTVTQVETLASYGDVIARDYAAWTAASAMLETSIQLTEEHEPQAQQYLLLAGALRALSERVHDPSLVLDAFLLRSLAVAGWAPSFHDCARCGAEGPQRAFNVQAGGAVCPLCRPPGSSAPAPETFALLAALLSGDWDVADASDDRQRRQGSGLVAAFLQWHLERGVRSLRLVERA; encoded by the coding sequence ATGCCCCTCTATCGTGACGAGGCGATCGTCCTGCGCACCCACAAGCTGGGCGAGGCCGACCGCATCATCACGATGCTGACGCGCACCCGCGGCCGCGTTCGGGCCGTCGCCAAGGGCGTGCGCCGCACGAAGTCGCGGTTCGGCTCCCGGCTCGAGCCCGGGATGGTCGTCGACGTGCAGTGCTACGAGGGCCGCAACCTCGACACGGTGACCCAGGTCGAGACGCTGGCCTCCTACGGCGACGTCATCGCGCGGGACTACGCCGCCTGGACGGCTGCCTCCGCGATGCTCGAGACCTCGATCCAGCTCACCGAGGAGCACGAGCCGCAGGCCCAGCAGTACCTCCTGCTGGCGGGCGCCCTCCGCGCTCTCTCCGAGCGCGTCCACGACCCCTCCCTCGTCCTCGATGCCTTCCTGTTGCGCTCCCTCGCCGTCGCCGGGTGGGCGCCGAGCTTCCACGACTGCGCGCGCTGCGGCGCCGAGGGACCCCAACGCGCGTTCAACGTCCAGGCCGGCGGGGCGGTGTGCCCTCTCTGCCGGCCGCCCGGCTCGAGCGCGCCGGCCCCGGAGACCTTTGCCCTCCTGGCCGCGCTCCTGTCCGGCGACTGGGACGTGGCCGACGCCAGCGACGACCGGCAGCGCCGGCAGGGCAGTGGTCTCGTCGCAGCCTTCCTGCAGTGGCACCTGGAGCGTGGCGTGAGATCGTTGCGCCTCGTCGAGCGAGCCTGA
- a CDS encoding maleylpyruvate isomerase family mycothiol-dependent enzyme — MPLSSLPAEGAAPAVPYLEHLREESARFRELLAGAAGSEHVPTCEEWRADDLLWHLADVQWFWGEIAERGLTSHAEVRGLEARRPARPAERSALLAHFDQSTERLQRALAAHDPSTELWMWHLDHSAGYISRRQAHEALIHRIDAELTVGSERGPVDCRLAADGVDEALRVMRGFPVEYALESRPLGPSVTLAVVDGFHTWTVTPVHVTGVDPDGDRWDERRLAVADGPDDASAAEVAGTAGDLDCWLWNRPPHGEITRSGDPAALALVDEVVGSAVT; from the coding sequence ATGCCGCTGAGCTCGCTCCCGGCCGAAGGCGCGGCCCCCGCCGTCCCCTACCTCGAGCATCTGAGGGAGGAGTCGGCCCGCTTCCGTGAGCTGCTCGCCGGAGCCGCGGGCAGCGAGCATGTCCCGACGTGCGAGGAGTGGCGGGCCGACGACCTGCTGTGGCACCTGGCCGACGTCCAGTGGTTCTGGGGCGAGATCGCCGAGCGCGGCTTGACGAGCCACGCCGAGGTCCGAGGCCTCGAGGCGCGACGCCCCGCCCGACCTGCCGAGCGGTCGGCGCTGCTCGCCCACTTCGACCAGTCGACCGAGCGGCTGCAACGGGCCCTGGCCGCGCACGACCCCTCCACCGAGCTGTGGATGTGGCACCTCGACCACTCGGCCGGCTACATCAGCCGCCGGCAGGCGCACGAGGCCCTCATCCACCGGATCGACGCCGAGCTCACGGTGGGTTCAGAGCGCGGCCCGGTCGACTGTCGTCTGGCGGCGGACGGCGTCGACGAGGCGCTCCGCGTCATGCGTGGCTTCCCGGTCGAGTACGCCCTGGAGTCCCGACCGCTGGGCCCGAGCGTCACCCTCGCCGTCGTCGACGGCTTCCACACCTGGACCGTCACACCGGTCCACGTGACCGGGGTGGACCCGGACGGGGACCGGTGGGACGAGCGCCGGCTGGCGGTCGCTGACGGTCCGGACGACGCCTCGGCCGCCGAGGTGGCCGGGACGGCCGGCGACCTCGACTGCTGGCTGTGGAACCGGCCCCCTCACGGGGAGATCACCCGTAGCGGCGATCCCGCCGCACTGGCCCTGGTCGACGAGGTGGTCGGCTCGGCCGTGACGTGA
- a CDS encoding DUF6703 family protein — MTLSFRSRIEHASAPWVERLDALPRAVSLGVLLLLLAVGILGPSPWSGVAFLVVAVFVSWLLFLTWQRLTLPERLLRVAVLTLVVAVSIVELAPS, encoded by the coding sequence GTGACGCTGAGCTTCCGGTCCCGCATCGAGCACGCCTCCGCACCGTGGGTGGAGCGGCTCGACGCCCTTCCCCGCGCCGTGAGCCTCGGCGTCCTGCTCCTCCTCCTCGCCGTGGGGATCCTCGGGCCCTCCCCTTGGAGCGGTGTCGCGTTCCTCGTCGTGGCGGTGTTCGTGTCGTGGCTGCTCTTCCTCACCTGGCAGCGGCTCACCCTGCCCGAGCGGCTCCTGCGGGTCGCCGTCCTCACCCTGGTCGTGGCCGTGTCCATCGTCGAGCTCGCCCCCAGCTGA
- a CDS encoding alpha-ketoglutarate-dependent dioxygenase AlkB: protein MDLMLQGSLLDLADEMSLGRLAAGLHRTELGAGAWVDVRPGWLAAGDELFALLVRSVPWRAERRTMYDSVVDVPRLTRFYAAGEPLPHPLLDTARDALSVHYEAELGEPFVTAGMCLYRDGRDSVAWHGDRIGRSNDVDTIVAILSLGSARTLALRPRNGGRIPGSLQKALRLPLAHGDLVVMGGSCQRTWDHAIPKTSEPVGPRISVQFRVAGVR from the coding sequence ATGGACCTCATGCTCCAGGGCTCCCTGCTCGACCTCGCTGACGAGATGTCGCTGGGCCGGCTGGCAGCCGGTCTCCACCGCACCGAGCTCGGCGCCGGCGCCTGGGTCGACGTCCGGCCCGGCTGGCTCGCCGCGGGAGATGAGCTGTTCGCCCTGTTGGTGCGCTCGGTGCCGTGGCGGGCCGAGCGCCGGACGATGTACGACTCGGTCGTCGACGTGCCGCGCCTGACCAGGTTCTACGCCGCCGGCGAGCCGCTCCCCCACCCGCTCCTCGACACGGCCCGGGACGCCCTCAGCGTCCACTACGAGGCCGAGCTGGGCGAGCCGTTCGTCACGGCCGGGATGTGCCTCTACCGGGACGGTCGCGACAGCGTGGCGTGGCACGGCGACCGGATCGGGCGGTCCAACGACGTCGACACCATCGTCGCGATCCTCTCGCTCGGCTCCGCCCGGACCCTGGCCCTCCGGCCGCGGAACGGGGGCCGCATCCCCGGCTCGCTCCAGAAGGCATTGCGTCTGCCGCTCGCGCATGGTGACCTCGTGGTCATGGGCGGGTCGTGCCAGCGGACGTGGGACCACGCGATCCCCAAGACGTCCGAGCCGGTCGGGCCGCGCATCTCCGTGCAGTTCCGAGTCGCAGGTGTTCGTTAG
- a CDS encoding NADPH-dependent FMN reductase, protein MTKIAIVTGSIRPGRQSLNVANWVKSIADQRSDAEFEIVDLAEFELPVWDEALPPAFGPGTKAHSKAWSARMDEFDGYVFVVSEYNHSITGALKNALDYLGPELNNKAAGFVSYGSAGGARAVEHLRGILSELQVAHVRNSALLSLFTDFENFSVLAPTEPAIAAVGPMLDHLVVWTKAMEGVRAGQFAAAVAVA, encoded by the coding sequence ATGACGAAGATCGCCATCGTGACCGGCAGCATCCGCCCGGGTCGCCAGAGCCTCAATGTCGCCAACTGGGTCAAGTCCATCGCAGACCAGCGCTCGGACGCAGAGTTCGAGATCGTCGACCTCGCCGAGTTCGAGCTCCCGGTCTGGGACGAGGCGCTCCCGCCGGCCTTCGGACCCGGCACCAAGGCCCACAGCAAGGCCTGGTCCGCCCGCATGGACGAGTTCGACGGCTACGTGTTCGTCGTCTCCGAGTACAACCACTCCATCACGGGGGCCCTGAAGAACGCTCTCGACTACCTGGGTCCGGAGCTCAACAACAAGGCCGCTGGGTTCGTCTCCTACGGCTCAGCGGGCGGTGCCCGTGCAGTCGAGCACCTGCGCGGCATCCTGTCCGAGCTGCAGGTCGCCCACGTCCGCAACAGTGCGCTGCTCTCGCTCTTCACGGACTTCGAGAACTTCTCCGTACTGGCCCCGACTGAGCCGGCCATCGCGGCGGTCGGGCCCATGCTCGACCACCTCGTCGTCTGGACCAAGGCGATGGAGGGAGTCCGCGCCGGCCAGTTCGCTGCCGCCGTCGCCGTCGCCTGA
- the leuA gene encoding 2-isopropylmalate synthase: protein MIHPQQASGMPFQKYVPFHEQIPFELPDRTWPTKRIEQAPRWCAVDLRDGNQALIDPMNSERKLRMFQLLVKMGYKEIEVGFPSASQTDFDFCRELIQGNHIPDDVTIQVLTQCRDHLIERTFDAIRGAKQAIVHFYNSTSVLQRRVVFGLDQDGIVDIAVQGARLIKKLEETIPDTTIYYEYSPESYTGTELEFAVRICNEVIAVMDPTPDHKMIINLPATVEMITPNVYADSIEWMIRHLDRRESVVVSLHPHNDRGTGVAAAELGYLAGADRIEGCLFGNGERTGNVDLVTLGMNLFSQGVDPQIDFSDIDEIRRTVEYCNQLPVGERHPYGGDLVFTAFSGSHQDAIKKGFEAMQVEAKEKGTSIDDLVWGVPYLPIDPHDLGRSYEAVVRVNSQSGKGGVSYIMKSEHQMDLPRRLQIEFSGVVQRGVDQDGGEVSPAELWARFQDEYLPNPDAPWGRFELANIVTDSTVDGGSTIEASLLDNGEPVTVTGQGNGPIAAFLAAFMTIEGAPDMRVLDYAEHALSAGGDARAAAYVECAIGERVLWGVGVDPSIVTASLKAVVSAVNRAVRDRLAAEAMASEANAVG, encoded by the coding sequence ATGATCCACCCCCAGCAGGCGTCCGGGATGCCGTTCCAGAAGTACGTCCCCTTCCATGAGCAGATCCCCTTCGAGCTGCCGGACCGGACCTGGCCGACGAAGCGCATCGAGCAGGCGCCGCGGTGGTGTGCCGTCGACCTGCGCGACGGCAACCAGGCCCTCATCGACCCGATGAACTCCGAGCGGAAGCTGCGGATGTTCCAGCTGCTCGTCAAGATGGGCTACAAGGAGATCGAGGTCGGCTTCCCGTCAGCGAGCCAGACCGACTTCGACTTCTGCCGCGAGCTGATCCAGGGCAACCACATCCCCGACGACGTGACCATCCAGGTGCTGACCCAGTGCCGCGACCACCTCATCGAGCGGACCTTCGATGCGATCCGGGGCGCCAAGCAGGCGATCGTCCACTTCTACAACTCGACCTCGGTGCTGCAGCGTCGGGTCGTCTTCGGCCTCGACCAGGACGGGATCGTCGACATCGCCGTCCAGGGCGCGCGCCTCATCAAGAAGCTCGAGGAGACCATCCCCGACACGACGATCTACTACGAGTACTCGCCCGAGTCCTACACGGGCACCGAGCTCGAGTTCGCAGTCCGCATCTGCAACGAGGTCATCGCGGTGATGGATCCGACACCGGACCACAAGATGATCATCAACCTGCCTGCCACCGTCGAGATGATCACCCCCAACGTCTACGCCGACTCGATCGAGTGGATGATCCGGCACCTCGACCGCCGAGAGTCCGTCGTCGTCTCGCTCCACCCGCACAACGACCGCGGCACCGGGGTGGCGGCCGCCGAGCTCGGCTACCTCGCCGGGGCCGACCGCATCGAGGGCTGCCTCTTCGGCAACGGCGAGCGGACGGGGAACGTCGACCTCGTCACCCTCGGCATGAACCTCTTCAGCCAGGGCGTGGACCCGCAGATCGACTTCAGCGACATCGACGAGATCCGGCGCACGGTGGAGTACTGCAACCAGCTCCCCGTCGGCGAGCGTCACCCCTACGGCGGCGACCTCGTCTTCACCGCCTTCTCCGGCTCGCACCAGGACGCGATCAAGAAGGGCTTCGAGGCGATGCAGGTCGAGGCCAAGGAGAAGGGGACGAGCATCGACGACCTCGTGTGGGGCGTGCCCTACCTGCCGATCGACCCGCACGACCTGGGCCGGTCCTACGAGGCCGTCGTGCGCGTCAACAGCCAGTCCGGCAAGGGTGGCGTCTCCTACATCATGAAGTCCGAGCACCAGATGGACCTGCCGCGTCGGCTCCAGATCGAGTTCTCCGGTGTCGTCCAGCGTGGGGTCGACCAGGACGGTGGAGAGGTGTCCCCGGCCGAGCTGTGGGCCCGGTTCCAGGACGAGTACCTCCCCAACCCCGATGCCCCGTGGGGCCGCTTCGAGCTGGCCAACATCGTCACGGACTCCACGGTCGACGGCGGCAGCACCATCGAGGCGAGCCTGCTCGACAACGGGGAGCCGGTCACCGTGACCGGCCAGGGCAACGGTCCCATCGCTGCCTTCCTCGCCGCCTTCATGACCATCGAGGGTGCGCCGGACATGCGGGTCCTCGACTACGCGGAGCACGCGTTGTCGGCCGGCGGTGATGCGCGCGCGGCCGCCTACGTCGAGTGCGCCATCGGTGAGCGGGTCCTCTGGGGCGTGGGCGTCGACCCGTCCATCGTCACCGCCTCGCTCAAGGCCGTCGTCTCAGCCGTGAACCGCGCAGTGCGCGACCGCCTCGCCGCCGAGGCGATGGCATCCGAGGCCAACGCGGTCGGGTAG
- a CDS encoding LysR family transcriptional regulator yields MATVHQLRVFLAAYELGSLTAAAARLGYAQPTVSEQVRLLERSLGARLFERVGRGLVPTEAAHALRPHAERTIGAIAQAASAVRAVNQLESGTIRFGVFGASRLYLGSTVVLELLRRHPGVRVELVGRHSTDVVDQLRRGRLEAAAIALPVDDQTLEVHPVMIDELVYVSAHADRLTGPVTAIALGRAPLVLAWASWANDTTRAGLAAAVEAAGQSLQTRVEVEDVETTLEIAASGEADTVMSLGMLHLLGASVPGHVGWAPLRPRLFDRFAVVHRQGAVLSPATTLMVELVTERLLAVDAAAKRLGRSRLAGPRGG; encoded by the coding sequence TTGGCCACGGTCCACCAGCTGCGCGTCTTCCTCGCCGCGTACGAGCTCGGCTCGCTCACCGCCGCGGCGGCCCGGCTCGGCTACGCCCAGCCCACGGTGTCGGAGCAGGTGCGCCTGTTGGAGCGGTCCCTCGGAGCGAGGCTCTTCGAGCGGGTCGGGCGGGGGCTCGTCCCCACCGAGGCCGCCCACGCCCTCCGTCCACACGCCGAGCGGACGATCGGCGCCATCGCCCAGGCCGCCAGCGCGGTGCGAGCGGTCAACCAGCTGGAGTCCGGCACCATTCGCTTCGGGGTCTTCGGGGCGTCGCGGCTCTACCTCGGCTCGACGGTCGTGCTCGAGCTGCTCCGCCGTCACCCCGGGGTCCGGGTCGAGCTCGTCGGACGGCACTCCACCGACGTCGTCGACCAGCTGCGCCGCGGCCGCCTGGAGGCTGCGGCCATCGCGTTGCCCGTCGACGACCAGACGCTCGAGGTCCATCCCGTGATGATCGACGAGCTCGTCTACGTCAGCGCCCACGCCGATCGGCTCACCGGGCCGGTGACCGCGATCGCGCTGGGCCGCGCACCCCTCGTCCTCGCCTGGGCCAGCTGGGCGAACGACACGACCCGGGCCGGGCTCGCCGCGGCGGTCGAGGCAGCCGGCCAGAGCCTGCAGACGCGCGTCGAGGTCGAGGACGTCGAGACCACGCTGGAGATCGCGGCAAGTGGTGAGGCGGACACCGTCATGTCACTGGGGATGCTGCACCTGCTCGGTGCGAGCGTCCCGGGCCACGTGGGCTGGGCCCCCCTGCGCCCGCGCCTCTTCGACCGGTTCGCCGTCGTCCACCGGCAGGGGGCGGTACTGTCACCCGCGACGACCCTGATGGTCGAGCTCGTCACCGAGCGTTTGCTCGCCGTCGACGCCGCCGCCAAACGCCTCGGACGCAGCCGCCTGGCCGGTCCACGAGGTGGCTGA
- a CDS encoding metal ABC transporter ATP-binding protein has translation MSAIIELTDASFGYGRRPVLTGASLTVERGEVVAVLGPNGAGKSTLMKGILGLNHRLGGMVTLFGTPADELRDRARIGYVPQRHTLSSSVRATAEEIVESGRLPRLGWHGRLRATDRQIVCRSLDLVGLADRAGTEVSTLSGGQQRRVLIARALAGQPDVLIMDEPTAGVDAASQHVLADVLGRLVERGVTMVIVTHELGALRSLLSRIIVVDRGRIVFDGDRERYAARRGLIHHDHDSHHHDLELTPPPGAVVHGPLDPFDPRGRTP, from the coding sequence ATGAGCGCCATCATCGAGCTGACCGACGCGTCCTTCGGCTACGGCCGGCGCCCGGTCCTCACCGGCGCCAGCCTCACCGTCGAGCGCGGCGAGGTGGTCGCCGTCCTCGGCCCCAACGGAGCCGGGAAGTCGACCCTGATGAAGGGCATCCTCGGCCTCAACCACCGGCTGGGCGGGATGGTGACGCTGTTCGGAACACCGGCCGATGAGCTCCGCGACCGAGCCCGGATCGGCTACGTGCCCCAACGGCACACCCTCTCGTCCTCGGTCCGCGCCACCGCCGAGGAGATCGTCGAGTCGGGGCGCCTCCCCCGGCTCGGCTGGCACGGCCGGCTCCGAGCGACCGACCGACAGATCGTCTGCCGGTCGCTCGACCTCGTCGGGCTCGCCGACCGGGCGGGCACCGAGGTGAGCACGCTCTCCGGGGGCCAGCAACGGCGCGTCCTCATCGCGCGGGCCCTCGCCGGACAGCCCGACGTGCTCATCATGGACGAGCCCACCGCCGGCGTGGACGCCGCGAGCCAGCACGTGCTGGCCGATGTGCTCGGCCGCCTCGTCGAGCGGGGCGTCACCATGGTGATCGTCACCCACGAGCTCGGGGCGCTCCGTAGCCTGCTGAGCCGGATCATCGTCGTCGACCGCGGACGCATCGTCTTCGACGGGGACCGGGAACGCTACGCCGCGCGGCGCGGCCTGATCCACCATGACCACGACAGCCACCACCACGACCTCGAGCTCACTCCCCCACCGGGCGCCGTCGTGCACGGGCCGCTCGACCCCTTCGACCCGCGCGGGAGGACACCGTGA
- a CDS encoding metal ABC transporter permease has product MTEILSTDFMQRAILAALLVGAVAPMVGIFVVQRRMSLIGDGMGHVALAGVAIGVLTHRSPVLTALVAAVIAAVVIEILRARGRTSGDQALAIIFYGGIAAGVVIISKAPDGTPANLMKYLFGSILTVRQDDLVIFAVLAVVIAVTTWVLRPRLFAVANDEEYARAVGLPVLTLNIVLAVLTATTVVIAMRIVGLLLISALMIVPNAAAQLFARSFSSGVRWAIALGLVSAVGGVVASYPLNTPSGGTIVLVAIGLFLLISISTSVVQRVRGNRHDRAEGHDHEHGPGCGHASVPHEDHVDYVHDGHLHAPHHGHYDEHGEVAPAEQTTEEVTP; this is encoded by the coding sequence GTGACCGAGATCCTGTCCACCGACTTCATGCAGCGGGCCATCCTCGCGGCACTCCTCGTCGGCGCGGTCGCCCCGATGGTCGGCATCTTCGTCGTCCAGCGACGGATGTCCCTCATCGGTGACGGCATGGGCCACGTCGCGCTCGCCGGGGTCGCCATCGGAGTCCTCACCCACCGGAGCCCGGTCCTCACCGCGCTCGTCGCGGCCGTGATCGCCGCCGTCGTCATCGAGATCCTGCGCGCGCGGGGACGCACGAGTGGCGACCAGGCGCTCGCGATCATCTTCTACGGGGGGATCGCCGCCGGCGTCGTCATCATCAGCAAGGCCCCGGACGGCACCCCGGCCAACCTCATGAAGTACCTCTTCGGCTCGATCCTCACGGTTCGCCAGGACGACCTGGTCATCTTCGCCGTGCTCGCCGTCGTCATCGCCGTCACCACCTGGGTCCTGCGGCCGCGGCTCTTCGCGGTCGCCAACGACGAGGAGTACGCGCGGGCCGTGGGCCTGCCCGTCCTGACCCTCAACATCGTGCTCGCCGTGCTGACCGCAACGACGGTGGTCATCGCCATGCGGATCGTCGGGCTGCTCCTCATCAGCGCCCTGATGATCGTGCCGAACGCGGCGGCCCAGCTGTTCGCCCGCAGCTTCAGCTCCGGGGTGCGCTGGGCGATCGCCCTGGGGCTCGTCTCCGCGGTCGGTGGCGTGGTCGCCTCCTACCCGCTCAACACGCCGTCCGGGGGGACGATCGTGCTCGTGGCCATCGGGCTGTTCCTCCTCATCTCGATCTCGACGAGCGTCGTCCAGCGGGTGCGCGGCAACCGCCACGACCGGGCAGAGGGCCACGACCACGAGCACGGCCCCGGCTGCGGCCATGCGTCCGTTCCGCACGAGGACCACGTCGACTACGTCCATGACGGCCACCTCCACGCCCCGCACCACGGGCACTACGACGAGCACGGCGAGGTGGCCCCCGCCGAGCAGACGACCGAGGAGGTCACCCCGTGA
- a CDS encoding Fur family transcriptional regulator has translation MTTTPRRMTRQQAAVAELLEKCNDFTSAQTVHARLRDAGEGVGLATVYRALQAMVEAGTVDVLRTDEGEAVYRACSTHHHHHLVCRECGRTVEVEGPAVEQWTDRVAAQHGFSDVTHTLEIFGTCDDCGRPGAS, from the coding sequence GTGACGACCACCCCGCGCCGGATGACCCGCCAGCAGGCCGCCGTGGCCGAGCTGCTCGAGAAGTGCAACGACTTCACGTCGGCGCAGACCGTCCATGCCCGCCTGCGCGACGCGGGTGAGGGGGTCGGCCTCGCGACCGTCTACCGCGCGCTGCAGGCCATGGTCGAGGCCGGCACCGTGGACGTCCTGCGGACCGACGAGGGCGAGGCCGTCTACCGGGCCTGCTCGACCCATCACCACCACCACCTCGTCTGCCGGGAGTGCGGGCGGACCGTCGAGGTCGAGGGCCCCGCGGTCGAGCAGTGGACCGACCGCGTCGCCGCCCAGCACGGGTTCAGCGACGTGACCCACACGCTCGAGATCTTCGGCACCTGCGACGACTGCGGCCGCCCGGGGGCCTCCTGA